The following coding sequences lie in one Nitrospirota bacterium genomic window:
- a CDS encoding redoxin domain-containing protein gives MKQIILLFSFLFLITPPAYAVNIPHGGTVPDFTLNALDGKVVSLGKHKGSIVIVIYWKPDHKRSLDALKDVHDILRGYKDKGVRAISLTAGGENREKIQKAVNDNGIDFPVLTDADRQVFGDYGIRVYPSTLVIDRNFKLTYEIPGHPLTYKTTLEAYLQYMLGEIDSKKLDDILSFMPEAVDEASAIAERRYNLALKFTESGLYGQAEEAVKKSIEIKPGIARPHIMLGFLFLAAKEADKAVDEFSKALQIEPASHDAKTGLGAAFILKGDITQALKILADSVDKNPCPLRAYYELGRAYELNENRWEYIKRLFRIISGDI, from the coding sequence TTGAAGCAGATAATTTTATTGTTTTCATTTTTATTCCTGATTACCCCTCCGGCCTATGCTGTCAATATTCCGCATGGCGGGACAGTGCCTGATTTTACCCTGAACGCCCTTGATGGAAAGGTTGTTTCATTGGGCAAACACAAAGGCTCAATAGTAATTGTCATTTATTGGAAGCCAGACCACAAACGTTCCCTTGATGCGCTTAAAGACGTTCATGATATCCTCCGCGGATATAAAGATAAGGGCGTGCGTGCTATAAGTCTGACAGCAGGCGGAGAAAACAGGGAAAAGATTCAAAAGGCAGTCAATGATAACGGCATAGATTTCCCTGTCCTTACAGATGCAGACAGGCAGGTGTTTGGAGACTACGGGATAAGGGTATATCCATCAACATTGGTTATAGACAGGAATTTTAAGCTTACCTATGAGATTCCCGGACATCCTCTTACATATAAGACAACCCTTGAGGCATATCTTCAGTATATGCTCGGCGAAATAGACAGCAAGAAATTAGATGATATCCTTTCCTTCATGCCAGAGGCTGTTGACGAGGCATCGGCAATAGCAGAAAGAAGGTACAATCTTGCGCTAAAATTTACAGAGTCAGGGCTTTACGGGCAGGCGGAAGAAGCCGTCAAAAAATCCATAGAGATAAAACCCGGTATTGCCAGGCCCCATATAATGCTTGGCTTCCTGTTTCTTGCTGCAAAAGAAGCGGATAAAGCGGTTGATGAGTTTAGTAAGGCGTTGCAAATAGAGCCTGCCTCACATGATGCAAAGACAGGACTTGGCGCAGCGTTTATCTTAAAAGGAGACATTACTCAAGCTTTAAAAATTCTTGCTGATTCCGTTGATAAAAACCCATGCCCTCTGAGGGCATACTACGAACTTGGCAGGGCGTATGAGTTGAATGAAAATCGCTGGGAATATATAAAAAGGCTCTTCAGGATTATTTCAGGGGACATATAA